Proteins encoded within one genomic window of Bos indicus isolate NIAB-ARS_2022 breed Sahiwal x Tharparkar chromosome 23, NIAB-ARS_B.indTharparkar_mat_pri_1.0, whole genome shotgun sequence:
- the CYP21A2 gene encoding steroid 21-hydroxylase, which translates to MVLAGLLLLLTLLAGAHLLWGRWKLRNLHLPPLVPGFLHLLQPNLPIHLLSLTQKLGPVYRLRLGLQEVVVLNSKRTIEEAMIRKWVDFAGRPQIPSYKLVSQRCQDISLGDYSLLWKAHKKLTRSALLLGTRSSMEPWVDQLTQEFCERMRVQAGAPVTIQKEFSLLTCSIICYLTFGNKEDTLVHAFHDCVQDLMKTWDHWSIQILDMVPFLRFFPNPGLWRLKQAIENRDHMVEKQLTRHKESMVAGQWRDMTDYMLQGVGRQRVEEGPGQLLEGHVHMSVVDLFIGGTETTASTLSWAVAFLLHHPEIQRRLQEELDRELGPGASCSRVTYKDRARLPLLNATIAEVLRLRPVVPLALPHRTTRPSSIFGYDIPEGMVVIPNLQGAHLDETVWEQPHEFRPDRFLEPGANPSALAFGCGARVCLGESLARLELFVVLLRLLQAFTLLPPPVGALPSLQPDPYCGVNLKVQPFQVRLQPRGVEAGAWESASAQ; encoded by the exons ATGGTCCtcgcagggctgctgctgctgctcacccTGCTAGCTGGCGCTCACCTGCTATGGGGCCGGTGGAAGCTCAGAAacctccacctcccacctctgGTCCCCGGCTTCCTGCACCTGCTGCAGCCCAACCTCCCCATCCATCTGCTGAGCCTGACTCAGAAACTCGGGCCTGTCTACAGGCTTCGCCTTGGGCTGCAAG AGGTGGTGGTGCTGAACTCCAAGAGGACCATTGAGGAGGCTATGATCAGGAAGTGGGTGGACTTTGCCGGCAGACCCCAGATACCATCCT ACAAGTTGGTGTCTCAGCGCTGCCAGGACATCTCTCTGGGGGACTACTCTCTGCTCTGGAAGGCCCACAAGAAACTCACCCGCTCAGCCTTGCTGCTGGGCACCCGCAGCTCCATGGAGCCCTGGGTGGACCAGCTGACCCAGGAGTTCTGCGAG CGCATGAGAGTCCAGGCCGGTGCCCCCGTGACCATCCAGAAGGAATTCTCTCTGCTTACCTGCAGCATCATCTGTTACCTCACTTTTGGAAACAAG GAGGACACCTTAGTACATGCCTTTCACGACTGTGTTCAGGACTTGATGAAGACCTGGGACCACTGGTCCATCCAGATTTTGGACATGGTTCCTTTTCTCAGG TTCTTCCCCAACCCTGGGCTCTGGAGGCTGAAGCAGGCCATAGAGAACAGGGACCACATGGTGGAGAAGCAGCTGACGCGCCACAAG gagaGCATGGTGGCCGGCCAGTGGAGGGATATGACGGACTACATGCTCCAGGGGGTAGGGAGGCAAAGAGTAGAAGAGGGCCCGGGACAGCTCCTGGAAGGACACGTGCACATGTCTGTGGTGGACCTTTTCATCGGGGGCACTGAAACCACGGCGAGCACCCTCTCCTGGGCTGTGGCGTTCCTACTTCACCACCCCGAG ATTCAGCGCCGCCTTCAGGAGGAGTTGGATCGCGAGCTGGGCCCCGGAGCCTCATGCTCCCGAGTCACTTACAAGGACCGCGCTCGGCTGCCTCTGCTCAACGCCACCATCGCGGAGGTGCTGCGCCTGCGGCCGGTCGTGCCCCTGGCCTTGCCTCACCGCACCACGCGGCCTAGCAG CATCTTCGGCTACGACATCCCTGAGGGCATGGTCGTTATCCCCAACCTCCAAGGTGCCCACCTGGACGAGACCGTCTGGGAGCAGCCGCACGAGTTCCGGCCGG ACCGCTTCCTGGAGCCGGGCGCGAACCCCAGCGCGCTGGCATTTGGCTGCGGGGCGCGCGTGTGCCTGGGCGAGTCGCTGGCGCGCCTGGAGCTCTTCGTGGTGCTCCTGCGACTGCTGCAGGCCTTCACGCTGCTGCCGCCGCCCGTGGGCGCCCTGCCGTCGCTGCAGCCGGATCCCTACTGCGGTGTCAACCTCAAGGTCCAGCCTTTCCAGGTGCGGCTGCAGCCCCGGGGGGTGGAGGCCGGGGCCTGGGAGAGCGCCAGTGCCCAGTGA